TTCCCGACCGCGCGGTTCGCCTTCACGTCGGAGCCCTCGACGCCGGTGACGGCGGCGACCTCGACCTCCTCGCCGCCGGCCGCCAGCTCGTCGTGGACGTTCACGCCCTGGAAGAGGACGTTCACGTCCGAGTCCTCCGGGTCGGCCGTCGCGAGCGCGACGGCGGCCTCCGTGACGTCGTCGGCGCCGATCACCGGGGTGGGGATCCCGGTCTTCCGGCCGAGGTCGTCGTCGAGGTCGACGCAGAGGACCAGCAGCATTACGCGAGGCTAAGCGAGGGGCCGGCATATGTTTTCGGCTCGGGGCGGCGGCTCAGGTCGCGGTCTGAGTCGGCCGCTCGCGGGGCGCGGGGTTCGGGTCCCGCACGTCCGGTCCCGTGCACCCGGTCGCGTCCCCTCGGCCACCGCCGATCAGTCGCCGCCGATCAGTCGCCGCCCGACGCCGGCTCGTGTTCGATCCCGTTCATCATCTGACGGACGTTCTCGCCGTCGCTGAACGCGGCCGGGTACGCCGCGAGCGGGAGAACGAAGTCGTCGCCGGCCGCGATCGGCTCGCCGATGTGGAGCTCCAGCTCCGTGCTCGTCCCCGTGCCCGCGATCTCGCCCTCGACCGCGTACACGACCACGTCGGCGTCGGCGCCGAGGACCGTCGTCGTGTACTCCGAGCCGCGCTCTAAGTCGCCGACGTTCTCGTAGCGGCTCAGGATGAGCTCGGCGCGCTCGCGGGTGCTCATCTCGGCGATCGGGTTGAGGGCCTGCCCGAGCACCTGCACCTGCGGCGTCGTCACCGCGGCGAAGACGGCGGCCTGGTAGCGCTCGCCGAACAGCTCGACGGCCTTGTCGTACTCGGCGACGGTGTTCGTCACGCGGACCTCGCGCGTCTGTCCGGCCACGTCGAACTCGCGCGAGACGGTCCGATCGGTCACCTCGTTGAGCTCGTACCCGCTCTCCGAAAGCGTCGCGTCCGCGACCGTCGCGGTGCCCGCGGTGAACTCGGCGGGCTCGCCGGTGGCGACGTCGAGCGCGGTGCAGCCGGCGAGGCCGGCGAGCGCGACCGCACCGCCGGCGGCGAGCGCGCGACGGCGAGTGAACGTCTCGGCGTCGGCTGACTCGGCTCTCTCGTCCGCGGTCGGCTCTCGGGTCATGGTCCCCGGTCGCGTCGGGGGCGGTACATACTTTGTGTTCGTCCGGTCCAAGATGTTGAATCGCAGACACGGACCATTCACGGCGACCGCGACGCCCGCGTGACAACGCCTCTCCCGGGAACGCAGAGTTCGGACGCTTTTTGAGGCCGCGGGCGGTAGAGGGGGGTAGATGATCTCCAAGGGCTGTGAACAGTGCGCCAAGGGCGGTAAGATGGTGCTGTTCGTCTACGGCTACTGCGACCAGCGGGACTGTTTCTACTGCCCCCTCGGAGAGAACCGGAAGAACGTCACGGACGTGTACGCCAACGAGCGGAAGGTCGAGTCTGACGCGGACGTGATCGAGGAGGCCAAGCGCATGAGCGCGCTCGGCACCTCGATCACCGGCGGCGAACCGCAGGAGGCGATGGCGAAGACGACGCGCTACCTCGAGCTGCTGAAAGACGAGTTCGGCGAGGACCACCACACCCACCTGTACACGGGAATTACGGGCGGCCGCGAGAACATGCGCCGCCTGTCGGAGGCGGGCCTCGACGAGATCCGCTTCCACCCGCCGGTGGAGCTGTGGGGCGACATGCACGGGACCGAGTGGGAGGAGATCCTGTACATCGCCCGCGAGGAGGGGCTCACGCCGGCCTTCGAGATCCCCGGCATCCGCGCGGAGACAGAGTTCCTGGAGTTCCTCGACGAGGGCGCCGCGGAGTTCTGTAACATCAACGAGTTCGAGATGTCCGACGGCAACTACCGCCGGATGCAGGAGGAGGGGTTCGAGCTGCAGGACGGTCACATGTCCGCCGTCGAGGGGTCGAAGGACGACGCGATCGTCTCCGAGATGGCGAGCCACGAGAAGGTGTACTTCTGTACGTCGGTGTTCAAGGACGCCGCCCAACACCGGAACCGGCTCAAGCGGATGGCGAAGAACATCCGCCGGGAGTTCGACGAGGTGACCGACGACGGCACCCTCGTCTACGGGAAGGCGTTCGCCGCTCCCGAGCGCTTCGAGGCGCTCGGCGTCCCCGAGGAGTTCTACACCGTCAAATCGAGCCACGTCGAGGTCGCGTGGTGGCTCTTAGAGGAGATGGTCGAGGACGGCGACCTCGACGAGGGGGAGATCGTCGAGCAGTACCCGACCGTCGACGGCACCGTCGTCGAGCGCACCCCGGTCGCCTGAGCGGCTTCTCGGTCGTCGCTTTCGCGTCGCTTCGGGACGGTTTCGACCAATAGTGAGACGAGTTCACATACCACACTTATGAGGGATCGGCGCGTACCCCCGCGCATGGCCTCCGAAGAACCCGTATTCGCCGACGTGAGCATCGGACAACCGGTGTACGACGAGGACGGCGATCAGCTCGGGACGGTCCGAGGGGTCGACGACGACGGCTTCTACGTCTCGTCGCCGTCCGGATCGGGGTCGCTGAGCCTCACGGACGCCCGCGACGTGTTCGGGACCGCCTACGTGATGTGGCGCTGCTGGGAGTGCGGCGAGATGGGCGAGATCGGGACGGAGCTCCCCGAGAACTGCCCGAACTGCGACGCGCCGCGCGAGGAGCTGTACTACTGGGCGGAGGACTGAACCCGGCGCGGACACCGCGCTATCGGCTCGACCACTTATAAGTGAACGACCGCAGACCGACGGTGAACAGTGCCGAAGCCCCAGCCGCTCGGCTGTATGCGGTCGATACCGGACCGCAGCCTCACGCCTCCCCAGCCTTGCGGTTCGCGCTCTCCGAGCGCTCACCGGCTCCCTCGCGCGTGCTCCTCGCGCCCGCTGGGCGCTCGGAGGCACGCGCCGACCGCCCGTTTATTTATAAATGATCGTCGTCTTCGCTGTCGCGCTCGGCCTTCTCGTCCGATTCGTCGTCCACCTTGTCGCGGAGTCGTTCGACCTCCGCCTCCAGCTCCGCGATCCGGTCGGCGTCCGCCTCCTCGCCGTCGGAGCGCAGTTTGACGAACAGCACCGCTCCCGCGATGAGGACGATTGGAACGCCGAAGAGAAGCACGAGGATGATCAAAATGATCACGAGTTCAGGACCGGCAGGGATGCCGCCGAACGCGGGGATCGTGGGGACCATGCGGCCACCCACTCGGCGACGCGACTAAAACGATCGGGGCGAGGGCGTTCCCGCGGCGGTCGGCGCTCACCCGCCGTCGACGAAGTCGCCGAGGTTCGCCTGCAGGCCGGCCGCGAGCGTCGACTTCCGCCGGAGGCGACCGAGCGACACGGGGAGGTGCTCGGCGACCCCGTGGACCGCCTCCCCGAACGTCTCGGCGGTCCCGCGCTCCCCCTCGAAGGCGTTCCGGACGGCCTCGCGCACCTGCCAGACGCCGACGGGGCCCCAGTAGTCGTCGGAGACGTGCCGCAAGACGAGCGCCTTCGCCTGTCGCCCGCGGTCGTCGAGGTGTTCGAGGACGCCAAGCCGGGCCGCGTAGTAGGCGCCGGCCGTCTCCTCGACGTACCCGGTCCGCCCCTCGCGGCCCTCGCTGGCGGCCGAGAGGGAGACGCCGGCCTCGGGGTCGGGGTTCCAGATCGAGCCGGGCGACTTCATCTCGACGAGCTCGTACTCCCACCGGCCGGGGATCAGGATCACCCAGAATGCGTTGCCGAGGTACTCGTTCCGGTGGACTTCGATCCGGTCGACCGTCGGATCGTCGCGGATCGATCCCCGGAGGAACTGCCCGACGGTGTCGTCGACCGCGGTGATCGACCAGCGCGTCGGGACCAGCCGTCGGTCCTCCCCCCGCCCGAGCGCGCCCGCGGAGAGGATCGTGTTGATCTCGTACACGTCGAACCCGCGGCGATAGAGGTACGTCATCGCCCCCTCCGCGCGCCAGTCGTCGTCCTCGAGGGTCTTCTGCACCGGCCGGGGGACGTGCGGGTTCTCCCCGAGTTCGGCGGTTCGGGCGGCCGCGCGCGGCCCGGTCGGCGTCTTGATATCCTGCGTGCCGACGTCGAAATCGAGATCGGGCGTCCCGTCGAGCCCGATCTCGACGTCGACCGGGCGGTCGGCGATGGCGACCTCGCGCTGGACGCCGAGCCAGCCGTTCCACGCGTCGTGGACGCTCGCGGCCGGACCGGCGCCGCCACCGACGGATTTGGCCCCGCCGCTCGCGCCGACGTCCCTGACGTCGACGCCCCGCGCCGAGTTGAGCAGGCTCGTCCGGCGGTCGAACACGTCCGAGATGGAGACGCCCTCGTCGTACCACGCCGCGGAGGTCTCGAACGCGGCCGCGCGCTCCTCGCGGCCGACCGGCGACAGCAGCCCGGTCGAGACGTTCGGGTAGTTCGAGCGGCCGACGAAGATCGAGGGGGAGACGCTGCCGACCACGGCGTCGTCGGAGACGTGCTCCTCGAAGCGCCGCTCGAAGGAGTCGAGG
Above is a window of Halorubrum depositum DNA encoding:
- a CDS encoding DUF6517 family protein, encoding MTREPTADERAESADAETFTRRRALAAGGAVALAGLAGCTALDVATGEPAEFTAGTATVADATLSESGYELNEVTDRTVSREFDVAGQTREVRVTNTVAEYDKAVELFGERYQAAVFAAVTTPQVQVLGQALNPIAEMSTRERAELILSRYENVGDLERGSEYTTTVLGADADVVVYAVEGEIAGTGTSTELELHIGEPIAAGDDFVLPLAAYPAAFSDGENVRQMMNGIEHEPASGGD
- a CDS encoding radical SAM protein; the encoded protein is MISKGCEQCAKGGKMVLFVYGYCDQRDCFYCPLGENRKNVTDVYANERKVESDADVIEEAKRMSALGTSITGGEPQEAMAKTTRYLELLKDEFGEDHHTHLYTGITGGRENMRRLSEAGLDEIRFHPPVELWGDMHGTEWEEILYIAREEGLTPAFEIPGIRAETEFLEFLDEGAAEFCNINEFEMSDGNYRRMQEEGFELQDGHMSAVEGSKDDAIVSEMASHEKVYFCTSVFKDAAQHRNRLKRMAKNIRREFDEVTDDGTLVYGKAFAAPERFEALGVPEEFYTVKSSHVEVAWWLLEEMVEDGDLDEGEIVEQYPTVDGTVVERTPVA
- a CDS encoding DUF7130 family rubredoxin-like protein, yielding MASEEPVFADVSIGQPVYDEDGDQLGTVRGVDDDGFYVSSPSGSGSLSLTDARDVFGTAYVMWRCWECGEMGEIGTELPENCPNCDAPREELYYWAED
- a CDS encoding preprotein translocase subunit TatA, giving the protein MVPTIPAFGGIPAGPELVIILIILVLLFGVPIVLIAGAVLFVKLRSDGEEADADRIAELEAEVERLRDKVDDESDEKAERDSEDDDHL
- the nreA gene encoding DNA repair protein NreA, with product MRLDEFIEFEANERAERRRLAAEKDYGILDHLDSFERRFEEHVSDDAVVGSVSPSIFVGRSNYPNVSTGLLSPVGREERAAAFETSAAWYDEGVSISDVFDRRTSLLNSARGVDVRDVGASGGAKSVGGGAGPAASVHDAWNGWLGVQREVAIADRPVDVEIGLDGTPDLDFDVGTQDIKTPTGPRAAARTAELGENPHVPRPVQKTLEDDDWRAEGAMTYLYRRGFDVYEINTILSAGALGRGEDRRLVPTRWSITAVDDTVGQFLRGSIRDDPTVDRIEVHRNEYLGNAFWVILIPGRWEYELVEMKSPGSIWNPDPEAGVSLSAASEGREGRTGYVEETAGAYYAARLGVLEHLDDRGRQAKALVLRHVSDDYWGPVGVWQVREAVRNAFEGERGTAETFGEAVHGVAEHLPVSLGRLRRKSTLAAGLQANLGDFVDGG